In one window of Candidatus Deferrimicrobiaceae bacterium DNA:
- a CDS encoding CHRD domain-containing protein encodes MRKSLLALSGIVALVALVAGGASWANWMHKGQTKVALPAVPGVKTSAGGDAVFDLSKDGKTLHYKLNLKNIENVTMAHVHAVGADGTPAAILAWLDPVNGTAPSLRPGKFSGKLAEGSITADKLGGPLKGGTVKELFEKIEHGSAGVAVHTKQNGGGELWGVRKATKPETKDSSGESAPGY; translated from the coding sequence ATGCGAAAAAGTTTATTGGCATTATCGGGCATCGTCGCCCTGGTCGCCCTCGTCGCAGGAGGGGCATCCTGGGCCAACTGGATGCACAAGGGTCAAACCAAGGTCGCACTGCCCGCCGTACCGGGAGTCAAGACCTCCGCCGGCGGCGACGCCGTCTTCGACCTGAGCAAGGACGGCAAGACGCTGCATTACAAGCTGAACCTCAAGAACATCGAGAACGTCACGATGGCGCACGTCCACGCCGTCGGGGCCGACGGCACGCCGGCCGCCATCCTCGCCTGGCTGGACCCGGTCAACGGGACCGCGCCTTCGCTGCGCCCCGGAAAGTTTTCGGGGAAGCTGGCGGAAGGCAGCATCACGGCCGACAAGCTCGGCGGGCCGCTGAAGGGCGGGACCGTCAAGGAGCTGTTCGAAAAGATCGAGCACGGGTCCGCGGGCGTGGCCGTCCACACGAAGCAGAACGGGGGCGGTGAGCTCTGGGGTGTCCGCAAGGCAACGAAGCCGGAAACGAAGGATTCATCCGGAGAATCGGCGCCAGGCTACTGA
- a CDS encoding molybdenum cofactor guanylyltransferase, which translates to MTDVPAPRITAAVLAGGASRRMGRDKALLPFRGEPMLQAILRRLSTIFLDPFVVSNTPERYPFLAFPIVPDRVPGLGPLAGIDAALRHADTPFVFVCGCDMPFLSESLLRLLAGKTREGIDLVLPFGPDGAQPLCAIWGRSALPAVEAALAEERLSLISLADRMTVRNVTAVEVAAVDPEFASFRNFNTSKEWQAGPG; encoded by the coding sequence ATGACTGACGTTCCGGCGCCCCGGATCACGGCCGCCGTTCTGGCCGGCGGCGCCTCCCGGCGAATGGGACGCGACAAGGCGCTTCTCCCGTTCCGGGGAGAGCCGATGCTCCAGGCCATCCTCCGCCGCCTTTCGACCATATTCCTTGACCCGTTCGTCGTTTCCAATACACCCGAGCGCTACCCGTTCCTCGCTTTCCCCATCGTCCCCGATCGGGTTCCAGGGCTGGGACCGCTCGCCGGCATCGATGCCGCGTTGCGCCACGCAGACACACCGTTCGTGTTCGTCTGCGGCTGCGACATGCCTTTCCTGTCGGAATCACTGCTGCGATTGCTGGCGGGAAAAACGAGGGAGGGCATCGATCTCGTGCTCCCGTTCGGACCCGATGGCGCCCAACCACTCTGCGCGATCTGGGGAAGATCGGCGTTGCCGGCCGTCGAGGCGGCGCTGGCCGAAGAGCGGCTATCGTTGATTTCTCTGGCAGATCGAATGACCGTTCGTAATGTTACGGCGGTCGAGGTCGCCGCGGTCGATCCGGAATTCGCGTCGTTCCGGAACTTCAATACCTCGAAGGAGTGGCAGGCCGGCCCGGGCTGA
- a CDS encoding NmrA/HSCARG family protein — MAATREGVLVTGITGQQGGAVADSLLRHGIKVVGLTRNAGKAAEWKRRGVELVEGDLSDRKSLDRTLETVDKAYLVTTPFEKGMDAEVEMGCAFVDAARNADIQHLVFSSVVSADRGTGIPHFETKGRIEAYLKKSGVPFTIFRPVFFMDNFLAPWILPGIRDGEVTLGIRADRRLQMIAVRDIGEFVAAAFRTSDWYLHQSIEIAGDELTIPEALSVISRVTKHDIRYEVLPEERLESTLGHDMALMYRWFNEVGYSVNIERLRKHWEIPLTNFHAFASTASWLGSATKAA; from the coding sequence ATGGCAGCAACAAGAGAAGGCGTGCTCGTCACGGGCATCACGGGTCAACAGGGCGGCGCGGTGGCGGACAGTCTGCTGCGACACGGGATCAAGGTCGTCGGCCTGACGCGGAACGCCGGGAAGGCGGCCGAGTGGAAGCGGCGGGGCGTCGAACTGGTCGAGGGCGACCTGTCCGACCGGAAATCGCTGGATCGGACGCTTGAGACGGTCGACAAGGCGTATCTCGTCACGACGCCGTTCGAGAAGGGCATGGATGCGGAAGTCGAGATGGGTTGCGCGTTCGTCGACGCCGCAAGGAATGCCGATATCCAGCATCTTGTGTTCAGTTCGGTCGTTTCGGCGGACCGCGGTACCGGCATCCCCCACTTCGAGACGAAGGGGCGGATCGAGGCGTACCTGAAGAAGTCCGGCGTTCCGTTCACGATCTTCCGCCCGGTCTTCTTCATGGATAACTTTCTGGCGCCCTGGATCCTGCCGGGCATTCGGGACGGGGAGGTAACGCTGGGCATCCGGGCCGACCGGCGGCTGCAGATGATCGCGGTCCGTGACATCGGGGAGTTCGTCGCCGCGGCGTTCCGGACCTCTGACTGGTACCTGCATCAGTCGATCGAGATCGCGGGCGACGAGCTGACGATCCCCGAGGCGCTATCGGTTATCTCGCGGGTGACGAAGCACGACATCCGGTACGAGGTGCTGCCGGAAGAAAGGCTGGAGTCGACGCTGGGACACGACATGGCGCTGATGTACCGCTGGTTCAACGAGGTGGGCTATTCGGTGAATATCGAGCGGTTGCGGAAGCACTGGGAGATCCCGCTGACGAATTTCCATGCGTTTGCGTCGACGGCGTCCTGGCTCGGTTCGGCGACGAAGGCGGCCTGA
- a CDS encoding 4Fe-4S dicluster domain-containing protein: MSTEPVDILVAMQKDLVRALDRPDAARRWVFIIDLRKCVGCRACTAACLAENATPRGLAYHPVFEEESGIFPNVSRRFIPRPCQHCDFPPCVGVCPKKGKATYKSTEGISGGMVLIDYDECIQCGKCVKACPYKARGLDKILNWSDGAPFVPDYEKRLSGEYGKKWARDGKSIKVDTPRKCQMCFHRIREGILPACTSTCIGRAHYFGDENDPQSVVAKVKKEALAHSLVWIGKVSEYSALTGKVTFGGTMTNPRVAYILPEGHR; encoded by the coding sequence GTGAGCACGGAACCGGTCGATATTCTCGTCGCCATGCAGAAAGACCTCGTGCGCGCGCTCGACCGTCCCGATGCCGCCCGCCGCTGGGTGTTCATCATCGATCTCCGCAAGTGCGTCGGCTGCCGCGCCTGCACGGCCGCCTGTCTCGCCGAGAACGCGACGCCCCGCGGTCTCGCCTACCATCCGGTCTTCGAGGAGGAGTCGGGCATCTTCCCGAACGTCAGCCGCCGCTTCATCCCCCGCCCCTGCCAGCACTGCGACTTCCCGCCCTGTGTCGGCGTCTGTCCGAAGAAAGGGAAGGCCACCTACAAGAGCACCGAGGGGATCTCGGGCGGCATGGTGCTGATCGACTACGACGAGTGCATCCAGTGCGGCAAGTGCGTCAAGGCGTGCCCCTACAAGGCGCGCGGCCTGGACAAGATCCTCAACTGGTCCGACGGGGCGCCGTTCGTCCCCGACTACGAGAAGCGGCTGTCCGGCGAATACGGGAAGAAGTGGGCGCGCGACGGCAAGAGCATCAAGGTCGACACGCCGCGCAAGTGCCAGATGTGCTTCCACCGCATCCGCGAGGGAATCCTCCCGGCGTGCACCTCCACCTGCATCGGGCGCGCGCACTACTTCGGCGACGAGAACGATCCGCAAAGCGTCGTCGCGAAGGTGAAGAAGGAGGCGCTCGCCCACTCGCTCGTCTGGATCGGCAAGGTGTCCGAGTACAGCGCGCTGACGGGCAAGGTGACGTTCGGGGGCACCATGACCAACCCGCGCGTGGCCTACATATTGCCGGAGGGACATCGATGA
- a CDS encoding molybdopterin molybdotransferase MoeA, protein MNVSPLPFDEAVDALLTLARTCGTRIVLLPDAVGCVLAEDIVSDRPIPPFDRAAMDGYAIRWAGQDAGHAFRVVGTVCPGQRWEGDASANDALKIMTGAMVPPSFDTVVPFEETEVIEGGPDIRVTAAPGEGQHVAREGEDARVGEVLVSSGTLLQPRHIATLAAVGKWEVAVQIPPTIAVLATGGELKEPWEKVDQPFIRNGNAHFLLAALAAGGLRNVDYLGIAPDEREALTARLRDGLSRDVLIVTGGVSAGDTDLVPECLAACGVAQLFHKVAVQPGKPIFVGATPGGNVAIGLPGNPVAVMLHFAMLVRPFLLRCCGVVDCLPKPAWLPLAEGVKNRSGRLKYAAARLESSGKATFVQEIASHGSGDFVSAVWAEGVFEIPAEATHLPAGAPVRFYPVWGELLFDGND, encoded by the coding sequence ATGAATGTCTCTCCGCTCCCGTTCGACGAAGCCGTCGATGCCCTCCTCACGCTGGCCCGAACCTGCGGGACGCGGATCGTCCTCCTCCCCGACGCCGTCGGTTGCGTGCTCGCGGAAGACATCGTCTCCGACCGGCCGATCCCGCCGTTCGACCGCGCGGCGATGGACGGGTACGCCATCCGGTGGGCAGGCCAGGACGCCGGGCACGCGTTTCGGGTCGTCGGCACCGTTTGCCCGGGACAGCGATGGGAGGGGGATGCCTCCGCAAACGACGCCCTGAAGATCATGACCGGCGCGATGGTCCCTCCTTCCTTCGATACCGTCGTGCCGTTCGAGGAAACGGAAGTCATCGAAGGAGGCCCGGACATCCGCGTCACGGCAGCGCCGGGAGAGGGGCAGCATGTGGCACGGGAAGGAGAGGACGCCCGGGTCGGCGAGGTTCTCGTCTCGTCCGGAACGCTCCTGCAGCCGCGCCACATCGCCACGCTTGCCGCGGTCGGCAAGTGGGAAGTCGCCGTCCAGATTCCGCCCACCATCGCCGTGCTGGCCACCGGCGGCGAGTTGAAGGAACCGTGGGAAAAGGTCGATCAGCCGTTCATCCGGAACGGGAATGCCCATTTCCTGCTCGCGGCGCTCGCCGCCGGCGGTCTTCGCAACGTCGATTACCTGGGCATCGCGCCCGACGAGCGGGAGGCGCTGACGGCCCGCCTGCGCGACGGGCTTTCGCGGGACGTCCTGATCGTCACCGGCGGTGTCTCGGCCGGCGACACCGACCTGGTGCCCGAGTGCCTCGCCGCCTGCGGCGTCGCGCAGCTGTTCCACAAGGTCGCCGTCCAGCCGGGAAAGCCGATCTTCGTCGGCGCGACCCCCGGCGGCAACGTCGCGATCGGCCTGCCGGGAAACCCGGTCGCGGTCATGCTCCATTTCGCGATGCTCGTGCGCCCCTTCCTCCTGCGCTGCTGCGGCGTCGTCGACTGCCTGCCCAAGCCGGCCTGGCTGCCGCTCGCGGAGGGCGTGAAGAACCGGAGCGGACGGCTGAAATACGCCGCGGCCCGACTCGAAAGCTCGGGCAAAGCCACGTTCGTCCAGGAGATCGCCTCGCACGGCTCGGGCGATTTCGTCTCGGCCGTCTGGGCCGAGGGCGTTTTCGAGATCCCCGCCGAGGCCACGCACCTTCCCGCCGGCGCCCCGGTCCGCTTCTACCCGGTCTGGGGTGAGCTGCTGTTCGACGGCAATGACTGA
- the mobB gene encoding molybdopterin-guanine dinucleotide biosynthesis protein B, translating into MGNEMPGVPVICFIGPKNSGKTTLLEKVIRELSTAGLRLAAFKHDAHEFQIDHEGKDSWRFAEAGADKVIISSATKTALVERHAVAPSLESLVGRHARDVDLVLVEGYKASRFPKIVVHRSATGKPPLPVPESELVAVASDVPVATSALVVDLDDAGVIAMLLQRMVSNNASPAGVPAGAETEEDS; encoded by the coding sequence TTGGGTAACGAAATGCCGGGCGTCCCCGTAATATGCTTCATCGGCCCGAAAAACTCGGGAAAGACGACGCTCCTCGAGAAGGTGATCCGGGAACTTTCGACGGCTGGGCTGCGCCTGGCTGCCTTCAAGCACGACGCCCATGAATTCCAGATCGACCACGAAGGCAAGGACTCCTGGCGATTCGCGGAAGCCGGCGCCGACAAGGTCATCATCTCGTCGGCTACGAAGACCGCGCTGGTCGAACGGCACGCGGTCGCGCCTTCGCTCGAATCGCTGGTGGGCCGCCACGCCCGCGACGTCGACCTCGTGCTGGTCGAAGGGTACAAGGCGTCGCGTTTCCCCAAGATCGTCGTGCACCGGTCGGCGACAGGCAAGCCGCCGCTCCCGGTCCCGGAATCCGAGCTGGTCGCCGTGGCGTCCGACGTGCCGGTCGCGACGTCGGCGCTGGTCGTCGACCTCGACGACGCCGGGGTGATCGCCATGCTGCTGCAGCGAATGGTCTCGAACAATGCGAGCCCGGCGGGGGTTCCCGCCGGTGCCGAAACGGAGGAAGATTCGTGA